A region from the Manihot esculenta cultivar AM560-2 chromosome 13, M.esculenta_v8, whole genome shotgun sequence genome encodes:
- the LOC110630589 gene encoding trans-resveratrol di-O-methyltransferase, whose translation MMELVSGETIDELLEAQTHIWNNTFHIFKSMALKCAVQLGIPNAVNSHGKAMTLSELVAALPVHPTKTHHFYRLMRLLVHMGFFTLEKTADQEGYLLTPASRLLLKNNPLNTSSYVFFVLDQVLLETFNCMSNWFQKDEPNPFVTVFGEPLWEYASHEARVNNLFNGAMSNDSSLIGKAVVVKCKEVFQGLNSLVDVAGGTGNMAKAISDAFPNLKCTVLDLPHVVADLEGNKNLNFLAGDMFKAVPPADAILLKWILHDWPDEECVKILKNCKEAIRKNGNEQQTGKIIIIDMVMGNQTWNSTKDDDKITEVQLLFDMEMMCRVIGKERNEKEWAKLFSDAGFSNYKIISVLGSRTLIEVYP comes from the exons ATGATGGAGTTGGTCAGCGGAGAAACCATAGATGAGCTACTTGAGGCTCAAACCCATATATGGAATAATACATTCCACATTTTCAAGTCCATGGCTCTAAAATGTGCAGTTCAACTAGGCATACCAAATGCTGTTAACAGCCATGGCAAAGCCATGACTCTTTCTGAGCTAGTTGCTGCTCTACCAGTCCACCCCACTAAAACACACCATTTCTATCGTCTTATGCGTCTTCTTGTTCACATGGGTTTCTTTACTTTGGAGAAAACTGCTGATCAAGAAGGCTATTTGCTTACCCCAGCCTCTCGTCTTCTCCTAAAGAACAACCCTTTGAACACCAGCTCCTACGTCTTTTTTGTGCTTGATCAAGTTCTCTTAGAAACATTTAATTGCATGAGCAATTGGTTCCAAAAAGATGAGCCCAATCCATTTGTGACAGTGTTTGGAGAGCCACTTTGGGAATATGCAAGCCATGAAGCTAGAGTGAATAATTTGTTTAATGGAGCCATGTCTAATGATAGCTCCCTGATTGGCAAGGCAGTGGTTGTCAAGTGTAAGGAGGTATTCCAAGGGCTGAATTCACTGGTGGATGTTGCAGGTGGCACTGGGAATATGGCCAAGGCTATTTCTGATGCATTCCCGAACTTGAAATGTACTGTGTTGGATCTCCCTCATGTTGTTGCTGATTTGGAAGGCAATAAGAACCTCAATTTTCTTGCAGGAGACATGTTCAAGGCTGTTCCTCCTGCAGATGCAATTTTACTGAAG TGGATATTACATGATTGGCCGGATGAAGAATGTGTGAAGATACTGAAGAATTGCAAAGAGGCAATTAGAAAAAATGGAAATGAGCAGCAGACCGGAAAGATCATAATCATTGACATGGTGATGGGAAACCAAACATGGAATAGCACTAAAGATGATGATAAGATCACTGAAGTACAGCTACTATTTGACATGGAAATGATGTGTCGTGTCATTGGTAAAGAGAGAAATGAAAAGGAGTGGGCAAAGCTCTTTTCTGATGCTGGATTTAGCAATTATAAGATAATTTCTGTGTTGGGTTCCAGAACTCTCATTGAGGTTTATCCTTAA